One window of Trifolium pratense cultivar HEN17-A07 linkage group LG5, ARS_RC_1.1, whole genome shotgun sequence genomic DNA carries:
- the LOC123883019 gene encoding norbelladine synthase-like isoform X1 yields MAAGQLEHELELHVPASEAWELFGTLGIGKLVVEEMPQSFQKVELIEGDGGLGTILKLTFTPGVPGPGGYSEKFTKIDHKNRIKETEVVEGGYLVFGFTLFRVRFEVIEKGEDSSIIKSTIEYEVKEEYAANASLVSIQTLVNIVEVAKNYLNRNKTAK; encoded by the exons ATGGCAGCTGGTCAACTTGAGCATGAGTTAGAGCTGCATGTACCAGCTAGTGAGGCATGGGAACTCTTTGGCACCCTTGGTATTGGAAAATTGGTTGTGGAAGAGATGCCTCAATCATTTCAGAAGGTGGAGCTAATTGAAGGAGATGGAGGACTTGGAACTATTCTCAAACTCACATTCACTCCAG GTGTACCTGGGCCAGGTGGTTACAGTGAGAAGTTCACCAAGATTGATCATAAAAACCGCATAAAAGAAACAGAGGTAGTTGAAGGTGGATATTTGGTGTTTGGATTCACACTATTTAGAGTTCGGTTTGAAGTGATAGAGAAAGGTGAAGATTCAAGCATAATCAAATCTACAATAGAGTATGAAGTCAAAGAAGAGTATGCAGCCAATGCCTCACTTGTTTCAATCCAAACATTGGTAAACATTGTAGAAGTTGCAAAGAATTACCTCAACAGAAACAAGACTGCAAA ataa
- the LOC123883019 gene encoding norbelladine synthase-like isoform X2 — MAAGQLEHELELHVPASEAWELFGTLGIGKLVVEEMPQSFQKVELIEGDGGLGTILKLTFTPGVPGPGGYSEKFTKIDHKNRIKETEVVEGGYLVFGFTLFRVRFEVIEKGEDSSIIKSTIEYEVKEEYAANASLVSIQTLVNIVEVAKNYLNRNKTAK, encoded by the exons ATGGCAGCTGGTCAACTTGAGCATGAGTTAGAGCTGCATGTACCAGCTAGTGAGGCATGGGAACTCTTTGGCACCCTTGGTATTGGAAAATTGGTTGTGGAAGAGATGCCTCAATCATTTCAGAAGGTGGAGCTAATTGAAGGAGATGGAGGACTTGGAACTATTCTCAAACTCACATTCACTCCAG GTGTACCTGGGCCAGGTGGTTACAGTGAGAAGTTCACCAAGATTGATCATAAAAACCGCATAAAAGAAACAGAGGTAGTTGAAGGTGGATATTTGGTGTTTGGATTCACACTATTTAGAGTTCGGTTTGAAGTGATAGAGAAAGGTGAAGATTCAAGCATAATCAAATCTACAATAGAGTATGAAGTCAAAGAAGAGTATGCAGCCAATGCCTCACTTGTTTCAATCCAAACATTGGTAAACATTGTAGAAGTTGCAAAGAATTACCTCAACAGAAACAAGACTGCAAAATAA